The following proteins are co-located in the Megalobrama amblycephala isolate DHTTF-2021 linkage group LG12, ASM1881202v1, whole genome shotgun sequence genome:
- the gpx8 gene encoding probable glutathione peroxidase 8 isoform X1: MEALGGYPTKSSASRAGLLKVLLSVAVCMGSLYLLQSKLSKSRKAKDFYSYEVKDARGRTVSLEKYRGKVSLVVNVASGSELTEQNYRALQELHRELGTSHFNVLAFPCSQYGDTESGTSREIEAFAKSNYGVTFPIFSKIKIMGSEAEPAFRFITDSVQRMPKWNFWKFLVSPEGQVLRFWKPEEPIEDIRKEATALVRNIILKKRQEL, from the exons ATGGAGGCGCTTGGGGGATACCCCACCAAATCCTCTGCGTCTAGAGCAGGACTGCTCAAGGTCTTGCTGAGTGTGGCCGTGTGCATGGGCTCACTGTACCTACTGCAGAGTAAACTGTCGAAGTCAAGAAAAGCCAAAGATTTCTACTCGTATGAAGTGAAGGACGCGAGAGGCAGGACTGTGTCTCTGGAAAAGTATCGGGGGAAA GTCTCTCTGGTTGTAAACGTGGCGAGTGGGAGCGAGTTAACGGAGCAGAATTACCGGGCTCTGCAGGAGCTTCACCGAGAGCTCGGCACCTCGCATTTTAACGTGCTCGCGTTCCCCTGCTCGCAGTACGGGGACACCGAATCAGGAACCAGTCGAGAAATAGAGGCTTTTGCCAAATCCAACTACGGTGTGACGTTCCCCATCTTTAGCAAGATCAAAATAATGGGGTCTGAGGCGGAGCCCGCATTCAGATTCATCACAG ATTCAGTACAGAGAATGCCGAAATGGAACTTCTGGAAGTTTCTTGTGAGTCCGGAAGGCCAGGTGTTGCGTTTCTGGAAGCCGGAGGAGCCCATAGAGGACATTCGAAAGGAAGCCACAGCCCTTGTGCGAAATATCATACTGAAAAAAAGACAGGAGCTATGA
- the gpx8 gene encoding probable glutathione peroxidase 8 isoform X2, translating to MEALGGYPTKSSASRAGLLKVLLSVAVCMGSLYLLQSKLSKSRKAKDFYSYEVKDARGRTVSLEKYRGKVSLVVNVASGSELTEQNYRALQELHRELGTSHFNVLAFPCSQYGDTESGTSREIEAFAKSNYGVTFPIFSKIKIMGSEAEPAFRFITDLFFRAGKGDPSWSPPIDIT from the exons ATGGAGGCGCTTGGGGGATACCCCACCAAATCCTCTGCGTCTAGAGCAGGACTGCTCAAGGTCTTGCTGAGTGTGGCCGTGTGCATGGGCTCACTGTACCTACTGCAGAGTAAACTGTCGAAGTCAAGAAAAGCCAAAGATTTCTACTCGTATGAAGTGAAGGACGCGAGAGGCAGGACTGTGTCTCTGGAAAAGTATCGGGGGAAA GTCTCTCTGGTTGTAAACGTGGCGAGTGGGAGCGAGTTAACGGAGCAGAATTACCGGGCTCTGCAGGAGCTTCACCGAGAGCTCGGCACCTCGCATTTTAACGTGCTCGCGTTCCCCTGCTCGCAGTACGGGGACACCGAATCAGGAACCAGTCGAGAAATAGAGGCTTTTGCCAAATCCAACTACGGTGTGACGTTCCCCATCTTTAGCAAGATCAAAATAATGGGGTCTGAGGCGGAGCCCGCATTCAGATTCATCACAG ATTTATTCTTCAGAGCGGGGAAGGGCGACCCCTCGTGGTCACCGCCAATCGACATCACGTGA